One Desertibacillus haloalkaliphilus DNA window includes the following coding sequences:
- a CDS encoding YpoC family protein has product MPELIIPKSFQLEPFFKTEDTITYDEDASFSFFLHQRQGLFLFDIMKASHIKSLQPWNERERYVPKLFSDWTSTEEVIAIHFRNRDRVQARDPMIKQLAHFIEAMFWMNKQPVHSLVTWRSELARLEIKPVNVVERLSFSIEQPDHYHSFIQLKALFVEIEKLFYKQLLLDRKKGM; this is encoded by the coding sequence GTGCCTGAGTTAATCATTCCAAAATCATTTCAACTAGAGCCGTTTTTTAAAACAGAAGATACGATCACTTATGATGAGGATGCGTCTTTCTCCTTTTTCCTTCATCAAAGACAAGGGCTATTTTTATTTGATATCATGAAAGCTTCTCACATTAAATCGCTACAGCCTTGGAACGAACGTGAGCGATACGTTCCAAAGCTTTTTTCGGATTGGACATCAACTGAAGAAGTGATTGCTATTCATTTCCGTAACAGAGATCGTGTGCAAGCAAGAGATCCAATGATTAAGCAGTTGGCCCACTTTATAGAAGCTATGTTTTGGATGAATAAACAGCCAGTCCACTCATTAGTAACATGGAGGTCAGAGTTAGCACGATTAGAAATCAAACCTGTAAATGTAGTGGAGAGGCTGTCGTTTAGCATCGAACAGCCTGACCATTATCATTCCTTTATTCAGCTTAAGGCTCTTTTTGTCGAGATTGAGAAGCTATTTTATAAACAATTATTACTAGATCGGAAAAAAGGAATGTAG
- the nth gene encoding endonuclease III, with the protein MLTKKQINTVLDTIADMYPDAECELAHRNPFELLIAVVLSAQCTDALVNKVTPALFEKYKTPEDYLAVPLEELEQDIRSIGLYRSKAKNIKKLSQSLLDEHHGEVPATREELVKLAGVGRKTANVVTSVAFGIPAIAVDTHVERVSKRLGICKWKDSVREVEETLMKKIPEELWSDTHHRLIFFGRYHCKAQSPNCDSCPLLDLCREGQKRMKRREKQRA; encoded by the coding sequence ATGTTAACAAAAAAACAAATCAACACAGTATTAGATACAATTGCTGATATGTACCCGGATGCCGAGTGTGAGTTAGCCCACAGAAATCCATTTGAGTTGTTAATCGCTGTAGTATTGTCGGCTCAGTGTACAGATGCACTTGTCAATAAAGTAACCCCAGCATTATTTGAGAAGTATAAAACACCAGAGGATTATCTTGCTGTCCCATTGGAGGAGCTTGAACAAGACATACGTTCGATTGGTTTGTACCGCTCAAAAGCAAAAAATATAAAAAAATTATCACAGTCATTACTAGATGAACATCATGGTGAAGTACCTGCGACTCGCGAGGAGTTAGTGAAATTAGCAGGAGTTGGTCGAAAAACGGCAAATGTAGTGACATCAGTCGCATTTGGCATCCCGGCGATTGCAGTTGATACACATGTAGAGCGTGTGAGTAAGCGGTTAGGGATTTGTAAATGGAAAGATTCTGTACGTGAAGTGGAAGAAACATTGATGAAAAAAATACCAGAGGAACTGTGGTCAGATACACATCATCGCTTAATCTTTTTTGGACGTTATCATTGTAAAGCGCAATCCCCAAACTGTGATAGTTGTCCTTTACTTGACCTATGTCGAGAAGGCCAAAAAAGAATGAAAAGGAGAGAGAAGCAGCGTGCCTGA
- a CDS encoding dynamin family protein: MTIVKVKPNETKNLDDIVTTEEQHRYALLEAKQKQNDFEVAFCGHFSAGKSTILNTLLGAEVLPTSPIPTSANIIAIKNGELALSVANQTGKEQTWTGEIPWQRVREWGMDGNEITSMTITAPLPFLGEHSKILDTPGVDSTDDSHQTVTVEQLYTTDVIVYVMDYNHVQSETNLYFLKQLSHEKKPLFIVINQIDKHNEEELSIEAFQQSVKDVFANWEIDYLDMFYTTMKNPSHHLNQFSAFEKKLKALLYNSKDIVDISQSRLVESHFRAVEARIKEEKLEAVDEMIAEMEDQGYQSEDLSKREELQEELAVTERKPIEIEEQYQKEIGGLFKNVTLFPYTTTELTRQWLESIQPQFKVGLLFSKKKTAEERANRLQKLIADLQDKVKTQLLFHVQSYFQKVERELLTNREAFEQELDQLDYFVEADLLTSRVKTGEHSRDYVFTFTKEITAVIVKELQNRALRLLQLQTEGLESHWKTKRDALVKRLEEFKQLEAYVDAIEKKKQAFDQQIERIDDMLARLDDNGKFEQVIRATFTKSYPTTRQDSFHNVTLPTESVIDTSWEEEDSSEGVVDFSEEETKQWIEELSKTLTDYQDRQLLSHERQQLLERIDRYQKQTFIISLFGAFSAGKSSFANALLGEAILPVSPHPTTATVNTVRKSTEENQHGTAVVFVKTREQLNEEISIVAEQLDEKLTIDSLQKWKPKPNQYVSSWQKTYAEYLMTIKASLQETEWQLGNHFSVTLEQLQSLIAEEDKACLLQEVTIFYDCPVTKKGVILVDTPGVNSIHGRHTNVAFKQLRNSDAIFYLTYYNHAFSKADQYFLQQMAKVNESFSHDKLYFVINAADLASSNQELNGVRKHVYDQLTRNGIEKPRLHHVSSKQGLEAKKAASNEKTSFTEFEDSFYQHTILELKQLSMSMIKDHFDQFLKKIDDSLAFMQAETAEQHERHRELKQTVKTLNESIETLTFQHATRDVFLEQEQLLLYLRERVKFVINDYYSTAINAATIVGANKKAQQKALSNGIKEWKGLGEYFLKQEIEATLIRLEATLKNKAEAWLHEQVNHIQKQLPHLYCSQEVKVPTLTIPDVDSLLAIDTDQFLSYFKSKKDFFENGGIRALKEALVDQGYEAGSETIADIAKQLQAEVLTLCEELEKDLKQRLKVALDTELERFEAMFDQVEQQSLEAERKAYHV; this comes from the coding sequence ATGACAATAGTAAAAGTAAAACCAAATGAAACAAAAAACCTTGATGATATCGTAACGACTGAAGAACAACATCGTTATGCATTACTTGAAGCAAAACAAAAGCAAAATGACTTCGAAGTTGCGTTTTGTGGACACTTTTCGGCAGGGAAATCAACCATTCTCAACACGTTGTTAGGTGCAGAAGTATTACCGACGAGCCCGATTCCGACAAGTGCAAATATAATCGCCATTAAAAATGGTGAACTTGCTCTATCCGTTGCTAATCAAACAGGAAAAGAACAAACATGGACTGGTGAAATTCCGTGGCAGCGGGTTAGAGAGTGGGGAATGGATGGTAATGAAATTACATCGATGACGATTACTGCACCGTTGCCTTTTTTGGGCGAGCATAGCAAGATTTTAGATACACCGGGGGTCGATTCAACGGATGATTCCCATCAAACGGTTACAGTTGAACAATTATATACAACTGATGTGATCGTCTATGTCATGGATTATAACCATGTGCAATCGGAGACGAATCTCTATTTTCTCAAACAGTTGTCACATGAAAAGAAACCATTGTTTATTGTGATTAATCAAATTGATAAACACAATGAAGAGGAGCTTTCGATCGAGGCCTTTCAACAATCTGTTAAGGACGTGTTTGCGAATTGGGAGATTGATTATTTGGATATGTTTTATACGACAATGAAAAATCCAAGCCATCACCTCAATCAATTCTCAGCGTTCGAAAAGAAATTAAAAGCTTTATTATACAACAGTAAAGACATTGTCGACATTTCTCAATCGCGTTTGGTGGAGAGTCATTTTCGTGCAGTTGAAGCACGGATCAAAGAAGAGAAACTAGAAGCGGTTGATGAAATGATAGCAGAGATGGAGGATCAAGGCTACCAAAGTGAAGATTTGTCCAAGCGAGAAGAATTACAGGAAGAACTTGCTGTAACTGAGCGTAAACCGATTGAAATTGAGGAGCAATACCAAAAGGAAATTGGCGGTCTATTCAAAAATGTAACTCTTTTCCCGTATACAACAACTGAATTGACCAGACAGTGGTTAGAAAGTATTCAGCCACAGTTTAAAGTAGGTCTGCTGTTTTCAAAGAAAAAAACCGCTGAGGAACGAGCTAATCGTTTACAAAAGTTAATAGCGGATTTACAAGATAAGGTAAAGACACAGTTACTCTTTCACGTGCAAAGTTATTTTCAAAAAGTCGAACGTGAATTGTTGACCAATCGTGAGGCATTTGAGCAAGAACTTGACCAACTTGATTATTTTGTTGAGGCTGACTTGCTTACAAGTAGAGTGAAAACAGGTGAGCATAGCCGTGACTACGTCTTTACGTTCACGAAGGAAATTACGGCAGTGATCGTAAAAGAACTGCAAAACCGAGCACTACGTCTCTTACAGTTACAAACAGAAGGGCTCGAGAGCCATTGGAAAACAAAGCGTGATGCACTTGTGAAAAGGCTTGAGGAGTTCAAACAACTCGAGGCGTATGTGGATGCGATTGAAAAAAAGAAGCAGGCGTTTGATCAACAAATAGAACGGATCGACGACATGTTAGCAAGGCTTGATGATAACGGAAAGTTTGAACAGGTGATTCGAGCGACATTTACAAAATCTTATCCGACGACTCGTCAAGACAGTTTTCATAACGTAACGCTTCCAACAGAAAGTGTGATTGATACGAGTTGGGAAGAAGAGGATTCGTCCGAAGGTGTGGTTGACTTTTCTGAAGAGGAAACAAAACAATGGATCGAAGAGCTTTCAAAGACGTTAACTGACTATCAAGATCGGCAATTGCTTTCTCATGAACGCCAACAATTACTTGAACGAATTGATCGTTATCAAAAGCAGACGTTTATTATCTCTTTGTTTGGAGCATTTAGTGCTGGTAAATCAAGTTTTGCTAATGCGTTACTCGGTGAAGCGATCTTGCCTGTTTCGCCACATCCAACGACAGCAACTGTGAATACAGTGCGTAAATCAACGGAAGAAAATCAACACGGAACAGCTGTCGTATTTGTGAAAACAAGAGAACAATTAAACGAGGAAATTTCGATTGTCGCAGAACAGCTTGATGAGAAATTGACGATTGATTCGTTACAAAAGTGGAAACCAAAGCCAAACCAATACGTTTCAAGTTGGCAAAAAACATACGCTGAATATTTAATGACGATCAAAGCAAGTTTACAGGAGACAGAGTGGCAGTTAGGAAACCATTTTTCTGTGACACTTGAGCAGCTACAAAGTTTAATTGCCGAAGAAGATAAAGCCTGTTTATTACAGGAAGTGACTATTTTTTACGATTGCCCGGTTACTAAAAAAGGCGTTATTCTTGTTGATACGCCTGGTGTTAACTCGATCCATGGTCGACATACAAATGTAGCCTTTAAACAACTCCGAAATTCTGATGCGATTTTTTATTTAACGTACTACAATCATGCGTTTTCAAAAGCGGATCAATACTTTTTGCAACAAATGGCAAAGGTCAATGAAAGTTTCAGTCATGACAAGCTTTATTTCGTGATTAATGCTGCCGACCTGGCAAGTAGTAATCAAGAATTAAATGGTGTACGTAAGCATGTGTATGACCAACTAACAAGAAATGGCATTGAAAAACCAAGACTTCATCATGTTTCAAGTAAGCAAGGGTTAGAGGCAAAGAAAGCAGCATCAAATGAAAAAACTTCATTTACTGAGTTTGAAGATTCTTTTTACCAGCATACGATTTTGGAATTAAAGCAGCTAAGCATGTCGATGATTAAGGATCATTTTGACCAATTTTTGAAAAAGATTGATGATAGCTTGGCATTTATGCAAGCAGAAACAGCTGAGCAACATGAACGTCATCGAGAACTGAAGCAAACAGTGAAAACGCTTAATGAATCAATTGAAACACTTACGTTTCAGCATGCGACCCGTGATGTTTTCCTTGAGCAAGAGCAGTTATTGTTATACCTGCGAGAACGAGTGAAGTTTGTGATTAATGACTATTATTCAACTGCGATTAATGCAGCGACGATTGTAGGGGCAAACAAAAAGGCGCAGCAAAAAGCATTAAGTAATGGTATTAAGGAATGGAAAGGATTAGGAGAGTATTTCTTGAAACAAGAAATTGAAGCAACGCTTATACGTTTAGAAGCAACATTGAAAAATAAAGCAGAAGCATGGTTACATGAACAAGTGAATCATATTCAAAAACAGCTACCGCATTTGTATTGTTCCCAAGAGGTGAAAGTACCAACACTAACAATTCCGGATGTTGATTCCTTGTTGGCGATTGATACCGACCAATTCCTTTCTTATTTTAAATCGAAGAAAGATTTCTTTGAAAATGGAGGCATTCGTGCGTTAAAAGAGGCGTTAGTCGATCAAGGGTACGAAGCTGGTAGTGAGACCATTGCTGACATAGCAAAGCAGTTGCAAGCGGAAGTGTTGACATTATGTGAAGAACTTGAAAAAGATTTGAAGCAGCGTTTAAAAGTGGCATTAGATACAGAACTCGAGCGCTTTGAAGCCATGTTTGACCAAGTCGAACAACAATCTCTAGAAGCAGAAAGAAAAGCATATCACGTGTAA
- the recU gene encoding Holliday junction resolvase RecU, with the protein MAFRYPNGKMYTSTSQKRPVKNNVTYSNRGMTLEEDINVTNSYYLAAEVAVIHKKPTPLQIVKVDYPKRSAAVVKEAYFKQPSTTDYNGVYRGKHIDFEAKETKNKTSFPLKNFHDHQVQHMKTILNQGGICFVLLRFSSHDEVYLLDASYLISYYQEKEEKRKSIPKQDIEQYGHFIKTGYHPRIDYLKTVDEVYFSHND; encoded by the coding sequence GTGGCATTTCGATATCCAAATGGGAAAATGTATACATCCACGTCTCAAAAGCGACCAGTAAAGAACAATGTAACCTATAGTAATCGTGGGATGACGCTTGAAGAAGATATTAATGTAACTAACTCCTATTATTTGGCTGCAGAAGTTGCCGTCATTCATAAAAAACCTACACCGCTACAAATCGTCAAAGTTGATTATCCGAAACGAAGTGCGGCTGTGGTCAAGGAAGCTTATTTTAAACAACCGTCCACAACCGATTATAACGGTGTTTATCGAGGCAAGCATATTGATTTTGAAGCAAAAGAAACGAAAAATAAAACATCATTTCCGTTAAAAAATTTTCATGACCACCAAGTTCAACATATGAAAACAATCTTGAATCAGGGGGGCATTTGTTTCGTCCTGCTTCGCTTTTCGAGCCACGATGAGGTTTATTTACTTGATGCCTCCTATTTGATTTCGTATTATCAAGAAAAAGAAGAAAAGCGAAAGTCGATTCCTAAGCAAGACATTGAACAATATGGTCACTTTATCAAAACCGGGTACCATCCGAGAATTGATTATTTAAAGACAGTAGATGAAGTTTATTTTTCACATAACGATTGA
- a CDS encoding DUF2515 domain-containing protein, translating to MIIQGSFYSRNDQIMINRLKRQTRKGNLDNISRTVCYQQFYKKHPEIKWAYLASMVSRNAGWNMTDLASQVYERMIPTHYRKFLFMTYERANWLIFDDAYPQLLIYEASKQQQQPLFHLLKAFHVSNFMIHEWMIFWRKKDQDRLCTALIINEQHLIQKPVIEHPFYQKKVFKTFPFYLEELLHFSVVLLPSRNGQLFGFSVHGFQKVKNRILLGRRLAWVLFNSPAQNQIRDFSLKVQHTGSRSDYERYLVTKPPKKTPMLRSTYPVIYHERRQGHDWFSQKTNRYVDKYFANFTVPRKYELTKWYENKQKQLYVSMRLEELLLPKNVWDYIKLTKK from the coding sequence ATGATAATACAAGGATCATTTTATTCTCGAAATGATCAGATTATGATTAATCGACTGAAGAGACAGACGAGAAAAGGGAATCTTGATAATATTTCACGTACCGTATGTTATCAGCAATTTTATAAGAAACATCCCGAAATAAAGTGGGCATATTTAGCGAGTATGGTATCACGAAATGCGGGTTGGAATATGACGGATCTGGCTAGTCAAGTCTATGAGCGGATGATACCAACCCATTATCGTAAGTTTTTATTTATGACCTATGAACGAGCAAATTGGCTGATTTTTGATGATGCCTACCCGCAGCTTCTTATTTATGAAGCTTCTAAACAGCAACAGCAGCCATTGTTTCACCTTTTAAAAGCTTTTCATGTTTCTAACTTTATGATTCATGAATGGATGATATTTTGGAGAAAAAAAGATCAGGATCGACTTTGTACAGCCTTAATTATTAATGAACAGCACCTGATTCAAAAGCCTGTTATTGAACATCCGTTTTATCAAAAAAAAGTGTTTAAAACATTCCCATTTTATTTGGAAGAACTGCTTCATTTTAGTGTTGTTCTCTTACCGTCACGTAATGGCCAATTATTTGGTTTTTCTGTACACGGTTTTCAAAAGGTAAAGAATCGAATTTTATTAGGAAGACGGCTGGCTTGGGTATTATTTAATTCTCCTGCTCAAAACCAAATTCGCGACTTTTCGCTCAAAGTCCAACATACAGGTTCACGTAGTGACTATGAACGATACCTAGTAACAAAACCACCAAAAAAAACACCGATGTTGCGCTCGACATACCCAGTCATTTATCATGAGCGTAGGCAAGGACATGATTGGTTTTCGCAGAAAACCAATCGTTATGTCGACAAATATTTCGCAAATTTCACCGTACCTAGAAAATACGAATTGACGAAGTGGTATGAGAACAAACAGAAGCAATTATATGTTAGTATGAGACTAGAAGAGTTGTTGTTGCCTAAAAATGTGTGGGATTACATTAAATTAACAAAAAAGTGA
- a CDS encoding DUF1798 family protein — MEQNQQLRLKELTNELRRYNELARQQFVEDTCKTDYQVNFYERVKPFADAVLALADEWRPLAMQWVIEMKPTYVYGIQIKDTYENITISSVQAFQTDTKKKRFLEMIKSIDYVLATIEQQLPK, encoded by the coding sequence TTGGAACAGAACCAACAACTTCGCTTGAAAGAGCTAACAAACGAGTTACGACGATATAATGAACTCGCACGACAGCAATTCGTAGAAGATACGTGTAAAACCGATTATCAAGTTAATTTTTATGAGCGTGTAAAGCCGTTTGCTGATGCCGTCTTAGCATTAGCAGATGAATGGCGCCCCCTTGCGATGCAGTGGGTCATTGAAATGAAGCCTACCTATGTTTATGGTATACAAATTAAAGATACGTACGAAAACATAACAATCTCATCCGTCCAAGCATTTCAAACAGATACAAAAAAGAAACGTTTCCTAGAAATGATTAAATCAATTGACTACGTTTTAGCTACCATTGAACAACAACTTCCAAAATAA
- a CDS encoding PBP1A family penicillin-binding protein, with translation MSEDMNTRQGRRKAKQQQKNNRKNKGGFFRKLVISLLILMVISVVAGGITLFAMIQQAPELDPDRLTLAQSAQIYDQNDEQFVQLQASENRVKVNIQDVPQLVEDAIIATEDVRFRDHFGIDIRRLFGAVAANISNGFGAEGASTITQQVVKNLFLTSDKTISRKVQEQYLAIKLEQQYSKDQILEMYLNAIYFSKGAYGIVQAADTYFGKTLDELEIEDAALLAGIPQRPNYYNPFVNPDAAEQRRNTVIALMERHEKISSEEAEAARAVPVVDQLNEQEQETYPYEAFLDHVLAEVDEMDGISTNDLYTAGLKVYTTLDRDAQSHVESVLQTDQYINGYPNSESFQAGITLIDTKTGEIKAIGGGRNKNNVQRGFNFATDIKKQPGSTIKPVLDYGPAIDELQWSTAHILVDEPHTYSNGDPLRNYSRSYRGRVTLREALVNSDNIPAIKALQEVGLDSAQQFAERLGIPFENRIEEAYGLGGFTTGISTLDLAGAYSAFGNEGIYNKPHTIRKIVFPDGREIRTTPDPVVAMNDYTAYMISDMLKSVVNYGTGRHASIPGLPLAGKTGTTNFTPEDISRYNIPSGGVPDVWFAGYTTNYTAAVWTGYDKKGENHYLSGNERRLAQQIFKAVMSEVSKAKETADFKQPNSVVRVGVERSTGLLPSDSTPSDQVIYELFVEGTEPRRVSNVYQKMTAPQDFAAGYNEDTNQIIMSWGYPEDERSGVSFRLDQRIGDGEYTNLTSSRDMQYIVLNPEPGQTYHFRLTAINDSNQNRQSDPVQTSVTVPGVDVIEEDDDLDEDIDEDIDLPEDLLPREDDEDQDENDQDQGQSQGNDNGERENNSNRGNNGNGNNQNEDEPDDVEDEEEARDLLDITG, from the coding sequence ATGTCAGAAGATATGAATACTAGACAAGGTCGCCGCAAAGCGAAACAACAACAAAAGAATAACCGAAAAAACAAAGGTGGCTTTTTTAGAAAGCTCGTCATATCCTTACTAATCCTCATGGTTATTTCTGTAGTAGCTGGCGGTATTACCTTATTTGCAATGATTCAGCAGGCACCAGAACTTGATCCAGATCGACTAACGCTTGCACAATCGGCTCAAATATATGATCAAAATGACGAACAGTTTGTGCAACTTCAAGCCTCTGAAAATCGGGTAAAAGTTAACATTCAAGATGTCCCTCAACTCGTCGAAGACGCCATTATAGCAACAGAGGACGTACGATTCCGAGATCATTTCGGAATTGATATCCGCCGTTTATTTGGTGCAGTTGCTGCAAATATCTCTAATGGATTCGGAGCTGAAGGTGCAAGTACGATTACACAACAAGTCGTGAAAAACCTCTTTTTAACGTCAGATAAAACGATTAGTCGTAAAGTTCAAGAGCAATATTTAGCGATCAAATTAGAACAGCAATATTCCAAAGACCAAATTTTGGAAATGTATTTAAATGCGATTTATTTCTCCAAAGGAGCTTATGGAATTGTACAAGCAGCTGATACGTATTTCGGGAAAACGTTAGATGAACTAGAAATTGAAGATGCGGCCTTACTTGCAGGTATACCACAACGCCCGAATTACTATAATCCATTTGTTAATCCAGATGCTGCTGAACAACGACGAAATACCGTCATCGCGCTTATGGAGCGCCATGAGAAAATTAGTAGTGAAGAAGCAGAAGCCGCACGAGCGGTACCGGTCGTTGACCAGTTAAATGAACAGGAACAAGAAACGTATCCTTATGAGGCCTTTCTTGACCACGTACTCGCTGAGGTAGACGAGATGGACGGAATTTCAACCAATGACCTTTATACAGCAGGGTTAAAGGTGTACACAACTCTTGACCGTGATGCTCAATCACATGTTGAATCAGTCTTACAAACTGACCAGTACATTAACGGCTATCCAAATAGTGAGAGCTTTCAAGCAGGGATTACCCTAATTGATACAAAAACAGGAGAGATTAAAGCCATTGGTGGCGGAAGAAATAAAAATAACGTTCAGCGAGGCTTTAATTTCGCAACAGATATTAAAAAACAGCCTGGTTCCACGATTAAGCCAGTTCTTGACTATGGTCCAGCAATCGATGAATTACAGTGGTCAACCGCTCACATTTTAGTTGATGAACCTCATACGTATAGTAACGGTGATCCACTCCGCAACTATAGTAGAAGTTATCGCGGTAGAGTAACCTTGAGGGAAGCCTTAGTCAATTCAGACAATATCCCTGCTATTAAAGCATTACAAGAAGTTGGTCTCGATAGTGCCCAACAGTTTGCTGAACGACTAGGAATCCCCTTTGAAAATAGAATTGAAGAGGCCTATGGGCTCGGTGGTTTTACAACTGGAATCTCAACGCTTGATTTAGCAGGTGCTTATTCAGCATTCGGTAACGAGGGGATTTACAACAAGCCTCATACCATCAGAAAAATTGTATTTCCTGACGGTCGTGAAATCCGAACCACACCAGATCCTGTTGTCGCTATGAATGACTATACCGCTTATATGATTTCTGACATGTTAAAATCGGTCGTCAACTATGGGACAGGCCGTCATGCTAGCATTCCTGGTCTCCCATTAGCTGGAAAGACAGGTACAACGAACTTTACCCCAGAGGATATCTCCCGCTATAACATTCCAAGTGGCGGAGTTCCCGATGTGTGGTTTGCTGGGTATACGACTAATTATACGGCTGCTGTTTGGACTGGATATGATAAAAAGGGTGAAAATCATTATTTAAGTGGAAATGAACGTAGGCTTGCCCAACAGATATTTAAAGCGGTTATGAGTGAAGTATCTAAGGCCAAAGAAACCGCAGACTTCAAACAGCCAAATTCTGTCGTACGAGTTGGAGTTGAACGGTCTACAGGTTTATTACCGAGCGACAGCACGCCATCTGATCAAGTCATTTATGAACTATTTGTTGAAGGTACAGAGCCACGTAGAGTGTCAAATGTGTATCAAAAAATGACAGCACCACAAGACTTTGCGGCTGGTTATAATGAAGATACAAACCAGATTATTATGAGCTGGGGTTATCCAGAAGATGAGCGTTCTGGTGTATCATTTAGACTTGATCAGCGTATAGGAGATGGAGAGTATACCAATCTAACATCATCTAGAGATATGCAATATATCGTTCTTAACCCAGAGCCCGGACAGACGTACCATTTCCGGTTGACAGCAATAAATGATAGTAATCAAAACAGACAAAGCGATCCAGTACAAACGTCAGTAACGGTTCCTGGTGTAGATGTTATTGAAGAAGATGACGACCTTGATGAAGACATTGACGAAGACATTGATCTCCCTGAAGATCTCCTTCCACGTGAAGACGATGAAGATCAGGATGAAAATGATCAAGATCAAGGCCAAAGTCAAGGCAACGACAATGGGGAACGTGAAAACAATTCAAACCGTGGTAATAATGGAAACGGGAACAATCAAAATGAAGATGAGCCCGATGATGTTGAGGATGAAGAAGAAGCCAGAGACTTGTTAGACATTACTGGTTAA
- a CDS encoding MerR family transcriptional regulator has product METMLKTTDVCKRVGVNSTTVKRWVTHFNLTLKTNDKGHYLYSPKQVELFLEIKKHLRAGQKMKDLTVEGDKVVAVHKESPKKEMIPKALYEKKLENLTMQIDLLERKLSEKADEVVSFQVLRHRTEIDDMMKTLQKIEERVSTIEQQVHQDIEANKEPERQLFEQPRSVKRALVKMFSF; this is encoded by the coding sequence ATGGAAACGATGCTAAAGACTACGGATGTTTGCAAACGAGTAGGTGTAAATTCAACGACGGTGAAGCGATGGGTAACTCATTTTAATCTAACGTTAAAGACGAATGACAAAGGCCATTATTTATACAGCCCAAAACAAGTTGAATTGTTTCTTGAAATCAAAAAACACTTAAGAGCTGGGCAAAAGATGAAGGATTTGACGGTAGAAGGTGATAAAGTTGTTGCCGTTCATAAAGAAAGCCCTAAAAAAGAAATGATTCCTAAAGCGCTGTATGAAAAGAAGCTTGAAAATTTAACGATGCAAATTGACTTATTAGAACGAAAGCTTTCAGAGAAAGCAGATGAAGTTGTCAGTTTTCAAGTGTTGCGTCATCGAACTGAAATTGATGACATGATGAAAACCCTTCAAAAAATAGAAGAGCGAGTGAGTACGATTGAACAACAAGTGCATCAAGATATCGAAGCAAACAAAGAACCAGAGCGGCAGTTATTTGAACAACCGCGTTCAGTCAAACGTGCATTGGTGAAAATGTTTTCGTTCTAA
- a CDS encoding DUF370 domain-containing protein has protein sequence MDIEPLNIGFGNIVPVNRIVSIVSADSAPTKRLIQEARERNMLIDVTSGRKTRSIIIADSDHVILSAIQPDTLGERIDPAE, from the coding sequence GTGGATATTGAACCTTTGAACATAGGCTTTGGTAATATAGTGCCTGTAAATCGGATTGTATCTATTGTCAGTGCAGATTCTGCTCCAACAAAACGCTTGATTCAAGAGGCAAGAGAAAGAAATATGCTGATTGATGTAACAAGTGGACGTAAAACGAGGTCAATTATTATTGCAGATAGTGATCATGTCATTTTATCAGCGATTCAACCAGATACACTTGGGGAGAGAATTGATCCAGCAGAATAA